One part of the Nocardioides zeae genome encodes these proteins:
- a CDS encoding TetR/AcrR family transcriptional regulator produces the protein MASRASTEKKLLDAADQLLFRRGVTATPVDEVLALAGVSPATLYRAFGSKDGLLVAALERRLDTWLLTWEAAVAAAPDDEARLLAVFDALETFRSRPDGARWCAFLGSAAEHADPPAPLAAALARDTDELRTRLRALAVPVVGEAGADELASSLLLVVSGDLAMRLRDGHVSASAARDVATAVVASARRKTGR, from the coding sequence GTGGCCAGCCGAGCGAGCACCGAGAAGAAGCTGCTCGACGCCGCCGACCAGCTGCTCTTCCGCCGGGGCGTGACCGCCACGCCGGTCGACGAGGTGCTCGCGCTGGCCGGGGTGTCACCGGCGACGCTCTACCGCGCGTTCGGCAGCAAGGACGGCCTGCTCGTCGCCGCCCTGGAGCGCCGCCTCGACACGTGGCTGCTCACCTGGGAGGCCGCCGTGGCGGCGGCGCCCGACGACGAGGCCCGCCTGCTGGCGGTCTTCGACGCCCTCGAGACCTTCCGGTCGCGGCCCGACGGCGCCCGGTGGTGCGCGTTCCTCGGCAGCGCGGCGGAGCACGCCGACCCCCCGGCCCCCCTGGCCGCCGCCCTCGCGCGCGACACCGACGAGCTGCGCACCCGGCTGCGGGCGCTGGCCGTGCCCGTGGTCGGCGAGGCGGGGGCCGACGAGCTCGCGTCGTCGCTGCTGCTCGTGGTGTCGGGCGACCTCGCGATGCGGCTGCGCGACGGGCACGTGTCGGCGAGCGCCGCGCGCGACGTGGCCACCGCGGTCGTGGCCTCAGCGCGCCGGAAAACGGGGCGCTGA
- a CDS encoding AI-2E family transporter, whose translation MTTSSASENPDHRPRPQPDRADVIDRGLGKLNVWGIRLIVGAVSLYILGWIVGHTWVVWFPVALALVLATLLAPPTTWLRRHGVPSTLAAAGVMLGFLGSLVLVGYLLAPQVAGQSNDIADSAVRGVGEVRDWLQDGPLQISDGQITQAFETVQDWLTDQSANISAGVITGISAVTNVLINLVLMLILTFLFIKDGHRFLPWVSAIGGRRVGGHFVEVISRAWNTLGGFIRTQALVSFIDALFIGLGLVFIGVPLAIPLAILTFFAGFIPIVGAVTAGALACLVTLVTNGPGDALIVLIIIVAVQQLEGNVLSPWLQGKSMRLHAGIVLMSVTAGSTIFGITGAFLAVPVAATVVEVLRYLNESVDEAVAADAPYQDAHGARGPDGPAGAHPVAARGRAAHGGRPHPGRAAGEARSGRVRPGTAGKGPPP comes from the coding sequence GTGACGACGTCCTCCGCCAGCGAGAACCCGGACCATCGACCCCGACCCCAGCCCGACCGTGCGGACGTGATCGACCGCGGCCTGGGCAAGCTCAACGTCTGGGGCATCCGGCTCATCGTGGGCGCGGTGTCGCTCTACATCCTGGGGTGGATCGTCGGGCACACGTGGGTCGTCTGGTTCCCCGTCGCGCTCGCGCTCGTCCTCGCGACCCTGCTGGCGCCACCCACCACGTGGCTGCGGCGGCACGGCGTGCCGTCGACCCTGGCCGCGGCCGGCGTGATGCTCGGCTTCCTCGGCAGCCTCGTCCTCGTGGGCTACCTGCTGGCGCCCCAGGTGGCCGGCCAGTCCAACGACATCGCCGACAGCGCCGTGCGCGGCGTCGGCGAGGTGCGCGACTGGTTGCAGGACGGTCCGCTGCAGATCAGCGACGGCCAGATCACGCAGGCCTTCGAGACCGTGCAGGACTGGCTGACCGACCAGTCGGCCAACATCAGCGCCGGGGTGATCACCGGCATCTCGGCGGTCACGAACGTGCTCATCAACCTCGTGCTGATGCTCATCCTGACGTTCCTCTTCATCAAGGACGGCCACCGCTTCCTGCCGTGGGTCTCCGCGATCGGCGGCCGCCGCGTCGGGGGCCACTTCGTGGAGGTCATCAGCCGGGCGTGGAACACCCTGGGCGGCTTCATCCGCACCCAGGCGCTCGTGTCCTTCATCGACGCGCTCTTCATCGGGCTCGGCCTGGTGTTCATCGGCGTCCCGCTCGCCATCCCCCTGGCGATCCTCACCTTCTTCGCCGGGTTCATCCCGATCGTCGGCGCCGTCACCGCCGGAGCGCTCGCCTGCCTCGTCACGCTCGTGACCAACGGGCCCGGTGACGCGCTCATCGTGCTCATCATCATCGTGGCCGTCCAGCAGCTCGAGGGGAACGTGCTCTCCCCGTGGCTGCAGGGCAAGAGCATGCGGCTGCACGCCGGCATCGTGCTCATGTCCGTCACGGCCGGCTCGACCATCTTCGGCATCACGGGCGCGTTCCTCGCCGTGCCCGTCGCGGCGACGGTGGTGGAGGTGCTTCGCTACCTCAACGAGAGCGTCGACGAGGCGGTGGCGGCGGACGCGCCGTACCAGGACGCCCACGGCGCCCGCGGGCCCGACGGCCCCGCCGGCGCCCACCCCGTCGCTGCCCGAGGACGTGCCGCACACGGAGGACGGCCTCACCCCGGCCGAGCTGCGGGAGAAGCACGATCCGGACGCGTGAGACCGGGTACGGCGGGGAAGGGTCCCCCGCCGTGA
- a CDS encoding CsbD family protein yields the protein MGIADKAKNTAQDLAGKAKEALGDAKNDDELKAEGKADQTKASAKQAGENVKDVFRS from the coding sequence ATGGGTATCGCCGACAAGGCCAAGAACACCGCGCAGGACCTCGCTGGCAAGGCCAAGGAGGCCCTCGGCGACGCGAAGAACGACGACGAGCTGAAGGCGGAGGGCAAGGCGGACCAGACCAAGGCGTCCGCCAAGCAGGCCGGCGAGAACGTCAAGGACGTCTTCCGCTCCTGA
- a CDS encoding MFS transporter: MLALAGLALVASTYGLVRLAYGLFLPDVQADLALGDRAAGYVSSGASLAYCVGALAGLVADRRPRTVLTAAVLTGGVGATGMALAPGAGTFAVAAVLASSSAGLASPALVAIVDRQVAAERRERAQAVVNSGTGPGLVAAGLLAVVLLPDWRAGFAAGAAATLLCGGLVLLLARGGSSGPAGPRPAGYDAGHAATYRVPALLVPALGALGLGAASAAAWTYGRAHLAAQGLGETATTVAWIGIGVGGTATVLTARHLAARSPRAGWAVTVAAVACALVLLGAAGGAPVPAGLACALFGWGFVAATSALIAWAGELRPQAPAGLVAGFFVLLVLGQALGSALAGEVTGRSGSGAAFLLAGAVAALSCAASLPGRAGTEPSATRSDSARTPAPW, from the coding sequence GTGCTCGCCCTCGCCGGCCTCGCCCTCGTCGCGAGCACCTACGGCCTGGTGCGCCTCGCCTACGGCCTCTTCCTCCCCGACGTGCAGGCCGACCTCGCCCTCGGGGACCGTGCCGCGGGCTACGTCTCCTCCGGCGCCTCCCTCGCCTACTGCGTCGGTGCGCTGGCGGGGCTGGTCGCCGACCGCCGTCCACGGACGGTGCTGACGGCAGCCGTGCTCACCGGCGGCGTCGGCGCCACGGGCATGGCGCTCGCTCCGGGCGCCGGCACCTTCGCGGTCGCCGCGGTGCTCGCGTCGTCCTCGGCCGGGCTCGCCTCGCCGGCGCTCGTGGCGATCGTCGACCGCCAGGTGGCCGCCGAGCGCCGCGAGCGGGCCCAGGCGGTCGTGAACTCCGGGACCGGCCCCGGGCTCGTCGCGGCCGGCCTGCTCGCTGTGGTGCTGCTGCCCGACTGGCGGGCGGGGTTCGCCGCCGGTGCCGCCGCGACCCTCCTCTGCGGCGGACTGGTGCTGCTCCTCGCGCGGGGCGGCTCCTCCGGACCCGCCGGCCCGCGGCCCGCCGGGTACGACGCGGGTCACGCCGCGACGTACCGGGTGCCCGCGCTGCTCGTCCCCGCGCTCGGTGCCCTCGGGCTGGGCGCGGCCTCGGCTGCGGCGTGGACCTACGGGCGCGCCCACCTGGCCGCCCAGGGCCTCGGCGAGACGGCGACGACGGTGGCGTGGATCGGCATCGGGGTGGGTGGTACGGCGACGGTGCTGACCGCGCGCCACCTCGCGGCCCGCTCGCCGCGGGCCGGGTGGGCCGTGACGGTGGCGGCCGTCGCCTGCGCCCTCGTGCTGCTCGGCGCCGCGGGTGGGGCCCCGGTCCCGGCCGGGCTGGCCTGCGCGCTCTTCGGCTGGGGCTTCGTCGCGGCGACGTCCGCCCTCATCGCGTGGGCGGGGGAGCTGCGCCCGCAGGCGCCCGCGGGCCTGGTCGCCGGGTTCTTCGTGCTGCTCGTGCTCGGCCAGGCGCTGGGCTCCGCCCTGGCGGGCGAGGTCACCGGGCGCAGCGGGTCGGGCGCGGCCTTCCTGCTCGCCGGCGCCGTCGCGGCGCTGTCCTGTGCGGCGTCCCTCCCCGGGCGCGCCGGGACGGAGCCGAGTGCGACCCGATCGGACAGTGCCCGCACGCCGGCGCCCTGGTAG
- the manA gene encoding mannose-6-phosphate isomerase, class I: MYRLRNGVQNYSWGSPEAIPRFLGERPDGTPVAEVWIGTHALQPSTAVDATGNAKPLSDLTGDLPFMLKVLAADQPLSLQVHPSKSQAEDGYAEEERAGIPLDAPNRVYKDDNHKPEMVYALTTFDSLIGFRPTVEILRVLAPLETPLTQKLAEDLRADPGFAGIVRRVEWLLSSEVSPAQIGEVVGACRALGKMGLDIKRAYSTAVEIAEYYPDDVGVVISLMLNRMTLQPGEAAYLGAGIIHAHLKGLCLEVMASSDNVLRAGLTRKHVDPTGLVTCLGTTGMARIARVNPEFALAETEVFSPADVEFALAVTQVSHADPEGVAVVNARQSLLICTGGEVDVRNGAGEQVRLGRGESVFLGPEDRDCVIIGLGEVAQAFEPARRAVHSRLVDVV; the protein is encoded by the coding sequence ATGTACCGACTCCGCAACGGCGTGCAGAACTACTCGTGGGGGTCGCCCGAGGCCATCCCGCGCTTCCTGGGCGAGCGTCCCGACGGCACGCCGGTCGCCGAGGTGTGGATCGGCACCCACGCCCTGCAGCCGTCGACCGCGGTCGACGCGACGGGCAACGCGAAGCCGCTCTCCGACCTGACCGGCGACCTGCCGTTCATGCTCAAGGTGCTCGCCGCCGACCAGCCGCTGTCGTTGCAGGTGCACCCCAGCAAGTCGCAGGCCGAGGACGGGTACGCCGAGGAGGAGCGCGCGGGCATCCCGCTCGATGCCCCGAACCGCGTCTACAAGGACGACAACCACAAGCCGGAGATGGTCTACGCGCTGACCACCTTCGACAGCCTCATCGGGTTCCGCCCCACCGTGGAGATCCTCCGCGTGCTGGCCCCGCTGGAGACGCCGCTGACCCAGAAGCTGGCCGAGGACCTCCGCGCCGACCCCGGCTTCGCGGGCATCGTGCGTCGCGTCGAGTGGCTCCTCAGCTCCGAGGTCAGCCCGGCCCAGATCGGCGAGGTCGTCGGCGCCTGCCGTGCCCTCGGCAAGATGGGCCTCGACATCAAGCGCGCCTACTCGACCGCGGTCGAGATCGCCGAGTACTACCCCGACGACGTCGGGGTCGTCATCTCCCTCATGCTCAACCGGATGACGCTGCAGCCGGGCGAGGCGGCCTACCTGGGCGCGGGCATCATCCACGCGCACCTCAAGGGGCTGTGCCTCGAGGTCATGGCGTCCTCCGACAACGTGCTGCGCGCCGGCCTGACGCGGAAGCACGTCGACCCGACCGGCCTCGTGACCTGCCTGGGCACGACCGGCATGGCCCGCATCGCCCGGGTCAACCCCGAGTTCGCGCTCGCGGAGACGGAGGTCTTCAGCCCCGCCGACGTCGAGTTCGCGCTGGCCGTCACCCAGGTCTCGCACGCCGACCCCGAGGGCGTCGCCGTCGTCAACGCCCGGCAGTCGCTGCTCATCTGCACCGGTGGCGAGGTCGACGTGCGCAACGGCGCCGGCGAGCAGGTGCGGCTGGGCCGCGGCGAGTCGGTGTTCCTCGGCCCGGAGGACCGCGACTGCGTCATCATCGGGCTGGGCGAGGTCGCGCAGGCCTTCGAGCCGGCCCGCCGGGCCGTGCACTCCCGCCTCGTCGACGTCGTCTGA
- a CDS encoding acyl-CoA dehydrogenase family protein, which produces MDLTLTPDQEAFRAAAREFCDREVVPHRTAWDRAESVDLAIVPKLGEQGFFGVKIPEEYGGLGLDLLTYCLAMEELGRADSAIRGIVSVSAGLFAGPILAHGTEEQKQRWLPGIVAGELLGCFGLTEPGHGSDAANLRTKAVRDGDDWVIDGEKIFITNGTWADACLVFARTGGPGPKGVSAFIVPTDTPGFERREVTGKLGLRGQATAALSFSGVRVPADALLGEEGQGFRIAMSTLDTGRVGIAASCTGIVAGCLAATVEYTTQRDQFGKPIAAHQLVQDLIADMSVDADAARLLVWRAADLAMRGEPFSLAASKAKLFASEAAVRAANNAVQAFGGYGYVDDYPVAKYLRDARVMTLYEGTSQIQKLLIGRAETGVSAFV; this is translated from the coding sequence GTGGACCTCACCCTGACGCCCGACCAGGAGGCCTTCCGGGCCGCCGCCCGCGAGTTCTGCGACCGCGAGGTCGTGCCGCACCGCACGGCGTGGGACCGCGCCGAGTCCGTCGACCTCGCGATCGTGCCCAAGCTCGGAGAGCAGGGGTTCTTCGGCGTGAAGATCCCGGAGGAGTACGGCGGCCTCGGCCTCGACCTCCTCACCTACTGCCTGGCGATGGAGGAGCTCGGCCGTGCCGACTCCGCCATCCGCGGGATCGTCTCGGTGTCGGCCGGTCTCTTCGCCGGACCGATCCTGGCCCACGGCACCGAGGAGCAGAAGCAGCGGTGGCTGCCCGGGATCGTCGCCGGCGAGCTGCTCGGGTGCTTCGGCCTCACCGAGCCCGGCCACGGCTCCGACGCCGCGAACCTGCGCACGAAGGCGGTCCGCGACGGCGACGACTGGGTGATCGACGGCGAGAAGATCTTCATCACCAACGGCACCTGGGCCGACGCCTGCCTCGTGTTCGCCCGCACCGGCGGGCCCGGCCCGAAGGGCGTCTCCGCCTTCATCGTCCCGACGGACACGCCCGGCTTCGAGCGGCGCGAGGTGACGGGCAAGCTCGGGCTCCGCGGCCAGGCGACCGCGGCGCTGTCGTTCAGCGGCGTGCGGGTGCCCGCCGACGCCCTCCTCGGCGAGGAGGGCCAGGGCTTCCGGATCGCGATGTCGACGCTCGACACCGGCCGGGTGGGCATCGCGGCGAGCTGCACCGGGATCGTCGCGGGCTGCCTGGCGGCGACGGTGGAGTACACGACCCAGCGCGACCAGTTCGGCAAGCCGATCGCCGCCCACCAGCTCGTGCAGGACCTCATCGCCGACATGTCGGTCGACGCCGACGCCGCGCGGCTGCTGGTCTGGCGCGCCGCCGACCTCGCGATGCGCGGCGAGCCGTTCTCGCTCGCCGCGTCGAAGGCCAAGCTGTTCGCCTCGGAGGCGGCCGTGCGCGCCGCCAACAACGCCGTCCAGGCCTTCGGGGGCTACGGCTACGTCGACGACTACCCCGTCGCGAAGTACCTCCGCGACGCCCGCGTCATGACCCTCTACGAGGGCACCAGCCAGATCCAGAAGCTGCTCATCGGTCGCGCGGAGACCGGGGTGTCCGCGTTCGTGTGA
- a CDS encoding acetyl-CoA C-acetyltransferase — MAEAFVYDHVRTPRGKGKKTGSLHEVKPIDLVVGLIDETRKRNPDLDPAVVDDVVLGVVSPVGDQGADIAKTAALKAGLPDTVAGVQLNRFCASGLEAVNQAASRIRGGFEDLILAGGVESMSRVPMASDGGAWAMDPATALQTSFVPQGIGADLIATVEGWSREDVDAYAAESNARAAKAREAGYFKGSVIPVVDANGLVVLDHDEFIRPGTTVESLSTLKPSFADIGKGAGFDDVALEKYHWLESIDHVHHAGNSSGIVDGAALVAIGSEEAGKRAGLTPRARIVSAAVSGADPVIMLTGPAPAARKALAKANLTVDDIDLFEINEAFAAVAMRFMRDMGISHEITNVNGGAIAMGHPLGATGAMILGTLIDELERRELKRGLATLCVGGGMGIATIVELV, encoded by the coding sequence ATGGCAGAAGCATTCGTGTACGACCACGTTCGTACGCCGCGTGGCAAGGGCAAGAAGACCGGCTCCCTCCACGAGGTGAAGCCCATCGACCTCGTCGTCGGCCTGATCGACGAGACCCGCAAGCGCAACCCCGACCTCGACCCCGCCGTCGTCGACGACGTCGTGCTCGGCGTCGTCAGCCCGGTCGGCGACCAGGGCGCGGACATCGCGAAGACCGCGGCGCTCAAGGCGGGCCTGCCCGACACCGTCGCGGGCGTGCAGCTCAACCGCTTCTGCGCCTCCGGGCTCGAGGCCGTCAACCAGGCCGCGTCGCGCATCCGCGGCGGCTTCGAGGACCTCATCCTCGCCGGCGGCGTCGAGTCCATGAGCCGCGTGCCCATGGCCTCCGACGGCGGCGCCTGGGCGATGGACCCGGCCACCGCGCTGCAGACCAGCTTCGTGCCGCAGGGCATCGGCGCCGACCTCATCGCCACGGTCGAGGGCTGGAGCCGCGAGGACGTCGACGCGTACGCCGCGGAGTCCAACGCCCGCGCCGCGAAGGCGCGCGAGGCCGGCTACTTCAAGGGCTCGGTCATCCCCGTGGTCGACGCCAACGGCCTCGTCGTGCTCGACCACGACGAGTTCATCCGCCCCGGCACGACGGTGGAGAGCCTGTCGACCCTCAAGCCCTCCTTCGCCGACATCGGCAAGGGCGCGGGCTTCGACGACGTGGCGCTCGAGAAGTACCACTGGCTCGAGAGCATCGACCACGTCCACCACGCCGGCAACAGCTCGGGCATCGTCGACGGCGCCGCGCTCGTCGCGATCGGCTCGGAGGAGGCGGGCAAGCGCGCCGGCCTCACGCCCCGCGCCCGCATCGTCTCGGCGGCCGTCTCCGGCGCCGACCCGGTCATCATGCTGACGGGCCCCGCCCCGGCCGCCCGCAAGGCGCTCGCGAAGGCGAACCTGACGGTCGACGACATCGACCTGTTCGAGATCAACGAGGCGTTCGCCGCCGTCGCGATGCGCTTCATGCGCGACATGGGCATCAGCCACGAGATCACCAACGTCAACGGCGGCGCCATCGCCATGGGCCACCCGCTCGGCGCCACCGGCGCCATGATCCTCGGCACGCTCATCGACGAGCTCGAGCGCCGCGAGCTGAAGCGCGGCCTCGCCACGCTCTGCGTCGGCGGCGGCATGGGCATCGCCACCATCGTCGAGCTCGTCTGA
- a CDS encoding 3-hydroxyacyl-CoA dehydrogenase NAD-binding domain-containing protein has protein sequence MTEQSAVRYEKDADGIVTLTLDDPNQSANTMNDLYRTSMTAAVEQLYAEPEGSVKGVVLASGKKTFFAGGDLKGMVQARPEDAGEIFAMVEDTKAALRKLELYPAPVVAAINGAALGGGLEIALAANHRVAWNSPKAQIGLPEVSLGLLPGGGGVTRTVRMFGLQTALMDILLQGPRMKPAQAKDKGLVDELVDDLEQLLPAARAWLASVADDASAAQQPWDRPGYKMPGGTPSTPKLAQFLPAFPALLRQQIKGAPYEAPRAILSAAVEGAQVDFDTASRIESRYLTGLIVGQQSKNMIQAFFFDLQAINAGSLRPDGHDKFTGRKVGVLGAGMMGAGIAYVFARSGAQVVLKDVSVEAAERGKAYSEKLLDKAVSRGRETEEGKAAFLERIHATADPADFAGVDVVVEAVFEDPALKAKVFAEIAEHVNPDALLCSNTSTLPITELAEGVDRPADFIGLHFFSPVDKMPLVEIIRGEETTDAALAKAYDLVQQIKKTPIVVNDSRGFYTSRVIGFMVNEGLQLLAEGVHPQTLERAVTQAGYPVGTLQLTDELNMELMKKIAKATADAAERDGLAYEPHPGLAVVDKMIELGRPSRLKGAGFYEYDEAGKRQGLWSGLAEAFPVAEQQIPFEDVQDRVLVLEALETAKTFEEGVITSAAAANIGSIMGIGFPPHTGGAAQYMTGFEGRDGALGLDAFIARADELADQYGERFRPTEYLRKLAANGESFPA, from the coding sequence ATGACCGAGCAGAGCGCCGTCCGCTACGAGAAGGACGCCGACGGGATCGTCACCCTCACCCTCGACGACCCGAACCAGAGCGCCAACACGATGAACGACCTCTACCGCACGTCGATGACGGCCGCGGTGGAGCAGCTGTACGCCGAGCCCGAGGGCTCCGTGAAGGGCGTCGTCCTCGCCAGCGGGAAGAAGACCTTCTTCGCCGGTGGCGACCTGAAGGGCATGGTCCAGGCCCGTCCCGAGGACGCGGGCGAGATCTTCGCGATGGTCGAGGACACGAAGGCTGCCCTCCGCAAGCTGGAGCTCTACCCCGCGCCCGTCGTCGCCGCGATCAACGGCGCGGCCCTCGGCGGTGGCCTCGAGATCGCGCTCGCGGCCAACCACCGCGTCGCGTGGAACAGCCCCAAGGCGCAGATCGGCCTGCCCGAGGTGTCCCTCGGCCTGCTGCCCGGCGGTGGCGGCGTCACCCGCACCGTGCGCATGTTCGGCCTCCAGACCGCGCTCATGGACATCCTCCTCCAGGGTCCGCGCATGAAGCCGGCGCAGGCGAAGGACAAGGGCCTCGTCGACGAGCTCGTCGACGACCTCGAGCAGCTCCTCCCCGCCGCCCGGGCGTGGCTCGCCTCCGTCGCGGACGACGCGTCGGCCGCGCAGCAGCCGTGGGACCGGCCGGGCTACAAGATGCCCGGCGGCACGCCGTCGACGCCGAAGCTCGCGCAGTTCCTGCCGGCCTTCCCGGCGCTGCTCCGCCAGCAGATCAAGGGCGCGCCCTACGAGGCGCCGCGCGCGATCCTCTCGGCCGCGGTCGAGGGCGCGCAGGTCGACTTCGACACCGCCTCGCGGATCGAGTCGCGCTACCTGACCGGCCTCATCGTCGGCCAGCAGAGCAAGAACATGATCCAGGCGTTCTTCTTCGACCTGCAGGCCATCAACGCGGGCTCGCTGCGTCCCGACGGCCACGACAAGTTCACGGGCCGGAAGGTCGGCGTCCTCGGCGCCGGCATGATGGGCGCGGGCATCGCCTACGTCTTCGCCAGGTCCGGCGCGCAGGTCGTCCTCAAGGACGTCTCCGTCGAGGCGGCCGAGCGCGGCAAGGCCTACTCGGAGAAGCTGCTCGACAAGGCGGTCTCCCGCGGGCGCGAGACCGAGGAGGGCAAGGCGGCGTTCCTCGAGCGCATCCACGCCACCGCCGACCCGGCCGACTTCGCGGGCGTCGACGTGGTCGTCGAGGCCGTCTTCGAGGACCCGGCCCTCAAGGCCAAGGTGTTCGCCGAGATCGCGGAGCACGTCAACCCCGACGCACTGCTGTGCTCCAACACCTCGACGCTGCCCATCACGGAGCTGGCCGAGGGCGTCGACCGTCCGGCGGACTTCATCGGCCTGCACTTCTTCTCGCCCGTCGACAAGATGCCGCTCGTCGAGATCATCCGCGGCGAGGAGACGACCGACGCCGCGCTGGCGAAGGCCTACGACCTGGTCCAGCAGATCAAGAAGACCCCGATCGTCGTCAACGACAGCCGCGGCTTCTACACGTCGCGCGTCATCGGCTTCATGGTCAACGAGGGCCTGCAGCTGCTCGCGGAGGGCGTGCACCCGCAGACCCTCGAGCGGGCGGTCACGCAGGCGGGCTACCCCGTCGGCACGCTGCAGCTCACCGACGAGCTCAACATGGAGCTCATGAAGAAGATCGCCAAGGCGACGGCGGACGCCGCCGAGCGCGACGGCCTCGCCTACGAGCCCCACCCGGGTCTCGCGGTGGTCGACAAGATGATCGAGCTCGGTCGTCCCTCGCGCCTCAAGGGCGCCGGCTTCTACGAGTACGACGAGGCCGGCAAGCGCCAGGGCCTGTGGTCCGGCCTGGCGGAGGCCTTCCCCGTGGCCGAGCAGCAGATCCCGTTCGAGGACGTGCAGGACCGCGTGCTCGTGCTGGAGGCGCTCGAGACGGCGAAGACCTTCGAGGAGGGCGTCATCACGTCCGCCGCGGCGGCCAACATCGGCTCCATCATGGGCATCGGCTTCCCGCCGCACACGGGTGGGGCCGCGCAGTACATGACCGGCTTCGAGGGTCGCGACGGCGCGCTCGGCCTCGATGCCTTCATCGCCCGGGCCGACGAGCTGGCCGACCAGTACGGCGAGCGGTTCCGCCCGACGGAGTACCTCCGCAAGCTGGCCGCCAACGGGGAGTCCTTCCCGGCCTGA
- a CDS encoding glutathione peroxidase, with protein MSTQSTLTDFTATRLDGHVEPLSTYAGKVVLVVNTASQCGFTPQFEGLEELYQKYGDRGLVVLGFPCNQFNGQEPGDADEIGSFCQRNYGVTFPMFAKVDVNGPDAHPVYEWLRHEKSGLLGGKIKWNFTKFLVGRDGRVIGRYAPTKKPEKIAGDIEKALAA; from the coding sequence GTGAGCACGCAGAGCACCCTGACCGACTTCACCGCGACCCGGCTCGACGGCCACGTCGAGCCCCTGTCGACGTACGCCGGCAAGGTCGTCCTCGTCGTCAACACCGCCAGCCAGTGCGGGTTCACGCCCCAGTTCGAGGGCCTTGAGGAGCTCTACCAGAAGTACGGCGACCGGGGCCTCGTCGTCCTCGGCTTCCCGTGCAACCAGTTCAACGGCCAGGAGCCCGGCGACGCCGACGAGATCGGGTCCTTCTGCCAGCGCAACTACGGCGTCACGTTCCCGATGTTCGCCAAGGTCGACGTCAACGGGCCCGACGCGCACCCGGTCTACGAGTGGCTGCGCCACGAGAAGTCCGGCCTGCTCGGCGGCAAGATCAAGTGGAACTTCACGAAGTTCCTCGTCGGCCGCGACGGGCGGGTCATCGGCCGCTACGCCCCGACGAAGAAGCCGGAGAAGATCGCCGGCGACATCGAGAAGGCGCTCGCGGCCTGA
- the speD gene encoding S-adenosylmethionine decarboxylase, whose protein sequence is MSLDAPLAAASATAPVTAPVTAPVTAPVTAPSGDEMCSYALDVWTDHPTVLADAVAMVAVLREAAAAGGAVVLGEAAHVFPNGAVTMSLVLSQSHLAVHTWPEHDLANVDLLTCGVLEGEAIVAAVARGLHARRTRVTRTMRPVTAE, encoded by the coding sequence GTGAGCCTGGATGCCCCCCTCGCGGCCGCGTCGGCGACGGCGCCCGTCACCGCGCCCGTCACCGCGCCCGTCACCGCGCCCGTCACCGCGCCGTCCGGTGACGAGATGTGCTCCTACGCGCTCGACGTCTGGACCGACCACCCGACGGTGCTGGCCGACGCGGTCGCGATGGTGGCCGTGCTGCGCGAGGCGGCGGCCGCCGGCGGGGCCGTGGTGCTCGGCGAGGCCGCGCACGTCTTCCCGAACGGCGCGGTGACGATGTCGCTCGTGCTGTCGCAGTCGCACCTCGCCGTGCACACGTGGCCCGAGCACGACCTGGCCAACGTCGACCTGCTGACGTGCGGCGTGCTCGAGGGCGAGGCCATCGTGGCCGCCGTGGCGCGGGGGCTCCACGCGCGGCGTACCCGGGTGACGCGCACGATGCGGCCCGTCACCGCGGAGTGA